The DNA sequence GACCTCGCTGCCCAGGCGCTCGACGCTCGAGATCGATATACCGAGTCCCATTCCATACGGGTATCCGAGCTGGCCGCCCGTTTAGGAGAGCATCTGGAGCTAGGTGACCGGGAATGTGAGCTGATCCGCACCGCAGGGTCGCTGCATGACTTAGGAAAGATCGGTGTTCGCGACGACATCCTTAACAAGCCCGGGCCGCTGAGTGAGGAGGAGTGGGAGATCATGAGGCGCCATCCGGATATCGGCGCAGACATGATCGCCCAGCATTCCGCATTAGCCGAGGTAGCGCCTCTCGTCCGGCATCATCATGAACGGTGGGACGGAACAGGCTACCCTGCCGGCCTTAAAGGGGATGTGATCCCGTTCGGGGCCCGCATCCTCTCGGTTGCCGACTCATTTGACACTATCACCGGCGCTCGGCTTTATCGGCAGTCATTGATGACTCCAATCGAAGGCGTCGAGGACATTAGCCGCCGGGCAAACCTTTGGTATGACCCGAATGTCGTGGACGCTCTCCGGGAACTCCACGGCCTCCAGCCGCTGGACGTTGTCAACCGCCCCGAGGTGCCTCGGCGAATTACCGCCCTTCGAGTACTGCGCACGAACCCTGGATTCAGCAGCCTTATCACGGCAATTGGAATCTCCGCGCTCGGCGATCCCCTAACCCAGGTGGCGACGCTCGTCTCGATCTATTTGGCCACCAGTGATCCCCGCCTTGTCGCCGTTGGCTTTATCGCTCAGGCGCTGGGCACGATCGTCATGACCAGCGCTCTCGGCGGGGTGGCTGACAGACTGTCGAGGCGTGGGTTGGTCATCGGACTTGAGCTGCTCCGAGCCGCGATCCTTATGGCTACTCCGTTAGCGCTTGGGATGCGATGGTGGCTGATTATTCCGATCCTATTTTTCCTCGCATCGATCAATGCGGTAGTTCAGCCCGCCCGCCAAGCGGCGATTCCAGGATTAGTCTCGCCTGGACAGGTAGGCAAAGCCAACGCCATGGTTGCAGCCATAACCATGCTGGCAGGCGCATGCGGATTCGGGCTGGCAAGCGCGATTCTTGCATCGCTTCCTCACTCCACAAACTTTCTCTTTATCGCCGATGCGATGACATTCGCGCTTGCAGCCGCGATCGTCAGCCGAATACCCAACCTAGGCGGCGGAGGCCTCGCGACTCCGGTGTCAGGCGCACTTCGACGCTCATGGTCGGTGATTGCGGCGAGATCCCATCTTGTGGTTGCCACCATTGCTGCATTTCTCCTGCCTATCGGCCTTCCTGCACTGCTTGCGCTTGCCTACCAGCCGAGCATCGTTGGCGCATCAGCTGCAGGCCATGGTGGGCAGACCTATTCAATGCTGGAGCTAGTGCTATCGGTAGGGATTTTCGCCGGGTCTGTCGGCGTCGGCAGACTCAGCACTATCGGGACCATGCGCACAGTCGGCGCCGGGCTCCTCGTTAGCGGCACCTTCTCCCTCGCAATTGCGATGAGCCAATCGCTGATGTTGATAGCGGCAGCCCTTTTTATTGCATCAATCGGCAACCCGATCTACGCAGTTGCGAATCAGACGGCCGTGTTGGAAGCTGCCGACCCGTCGAACCGAGGCAGTGTCATGGCCACACGATTCGGCCTCGTGCAGACGGCAAGCATCGTGGGCTTCGCGGCGGGGGGTTTGATCACCAAGATGTCGGGTCCGCTCAGCGCATTCGGCGTCATGGGGGTTGGCCTTGTGCTGCTGGCTTTGTATGCGATTGCCGCCGGGCGCTCCACGACCAACCCTCTGCATGGCGCCGCCTATGAGGAGGCCACCCTCCGAGCGGCGGGGGCCCAGCCGCAGGCCAAGTGAACTGAAGCCCCCAGCGGCCCGCTCGCGAGCGGCTCTGGGGATTGGAATCATCGTCATACTGCGGGGATTGCGTAACGTGCGTCCAAGCCCCCACCCCAAAGGCGCCCCACACGAGAGCGAACCGGAGGGGCCGAGCACCATCACCGTGGGCGCGGTATCCGCCTGGTCGCTAGATCCTCAGCGGCGGCGGCGGTACCTGCAGATCGCCTTCGGCTTCGGTGCCCTCAGCGTCGCCCTCGTCGTGCTGTACCTGCTCCGAGATTTTCTGGGCGCTTTCGTGCTCGGAGCCGCCATCGCCTTCCTGATTCAGCCCGCCGTGTCGCGCCTGGTCGGACTCGGTGTGCCCCGGATGGTTGCCATTTCGCTGCTCTTCGTCGTCATCATCGTCGCCATCGGCGGCCTGGTTCTGCTGATCGTGCCCCTGGGCGTCAAAGAGGTCGGCCAGCTGCAGGTCCAGGCCCCAAGCCTGGCCGCGGCGGCCCAGAACCGGATCAACAGCCTTCAGGGATCCCCGGTGCAGATCTTTGGCATCGACATCGACCTGAAGAGCACCACCGAGTCGATCAGCGCACACCTCAAGGACTACCTCCTCGGACAGTTCGGCAACGCGGTCACGTTCGGCCTCACCGCGCTCACCACCATGCTTCAGCTCCTGCTCATGTTCATCGTCGCGTTCCTGCTGGCGCTCGACGCGGCCGCAGCCCGGAGCGTCCTGCGCCGCTTAGTGCCGAACGACTACCGCACCGACTTCGACCAGATCTGGCGGAAGGTCCGCAAGATGCTCTACGCGTATACGCGCGGTCAGCTGATCATCGCCGCGTTGATTGGCCTTCTTTCCGGTATCGCGTGTGCGGCCTTGGGGCTGGCAGATCCGGTCGCCCTTGGGCTCATTGCCGGCATCACCGCGCTGATCCCCTATCTGGGGCCGTTCATCGGCGCGGTTCCGGCCATCCTCGTCGGCCTGGCGGCCGGCCCCATCAAGGCGTTGCTCATCGTCGTCCTTTACTTTCTGATCTCGAACATCATCCTCACCTTTGTCTATCCCAAAGTCATGGGCGACGCCGTCCGATTGCCACCGATCCTGGTGATCGTGGCGTTCATCGCCGGTTTCAGCTGGGCGGGAATCCTCGGCATGTTCGTGGCCGTTCCGATTGCCGCCACTCTGCGCATCCTCTTCGACCACATCTATCCGCGCCTGTACGAGAAGCCGGCTTGAGGGTCGCGATTTTCTCGGACATTCACGCCAACTGGCATGCGCTCGAGGCCGTTCTGCGCGACTGCCCGCCTGTGGACAAGACGCTCTGTCTGGGCGACGTCGTCGGCTACGGTGGTGACCCCAAGCGATGCGTGGACGAAGTCACCAAACGTGGCTGGCTGACGCTGGTCGGCAATCACGACCGCGCCTGCACCGACCCCGAAATCCTGGAATGGTTCAATGACGATGCCGCCTCTGTCGTTCGCTGGACGGTCGACGTGATCGGCGGGCAGCGCCTCGAATGGCTGCGCGGCTTGCCCGACAGCCACGTCGAGCACGACGTGCTGCTGGTGCACGCGAGTCCCCGTGACCACATCTACGAATACGTGCTCGACACCGCGGTCGCCCATGCCAACCTCGAGCTCATCAACGGCGGGATCTGCTTCCACGGGCACACGCATGTGCCGGGGATCTTCGGGCTGGCGGGCGGTCAGGTCACCCATGAGTATCGAGTCGACACTTTTCGCCTCGAGGGACCTGCGCTGGTCAACCCCGGCAGCGTCGGCCAGCCCCGAGACGGCAGCCCAACCGCCAGCTATGGAGTCTGGGACGTCGACAGCGAGACCTTCGAGTTCCGGCGCATCCGATATGACATCAGGGGGGCGCAACGAGCGATCCGGAAGGCCAGGCTTCCGGAACGCTTCGCGCTTCGACTCGAAACCGGACGGTGAACCTGCCGCCATGAGGTGGCGGCGCATGGGCTATGCCGCCGGCGCAGGAGCCGGCATCGGGTCGCTGCTCTTCTGGGCGGGTTACTGGCTGAACTTCGTGCGGGGCGACCTCGCCGGTCCGGACTTTTTCTCGTTTTATGCGGCCGCCAAGCTCTACGTCCTCAGGGGTGGCTCTGCCGTCTACGACCTGGTTCTGCAGAAACAGTTCGAGCTCCAGGTCACAGCACAGCCACCGGACCGCTTCCTCGTTCTCCCGTACTTCCACCCGCCCTACTACACATTGCTCATCGCCCCCCTCGCCTATCTGAACTATCGACAGGCCTATTACGCCATGGCCGCTTTCAACGTGCTGCTGGCTGCCGTGTTGGTGGTTCTGCTCGTCCGCCACAGCCTTCGTGTTCACGGCCGTGCGGCGGTGGTCGCCGGCGCGATGATCGCCGGCTACTTCCCGCTGTTCGTCACCGTGCTGCAGGGCCAGTCCGACCTGGTCGTGCTGGTCCCGCTGGCGGCCGCGTATGCCGCCTGGGCGCGACGCTCTTATGGGTGGGCCGGAATCTTCAGCGCGCTCGCTCTCGCCAAGCCACAACTGCTGCTGCTGATTCCCGTGCTCTTCATCGCCCGCCG is a window from the bacterium genome containing:
- a CDS encoding HD domain-containing protein, which translates into the protein MSATAHVIPSIAAASIGGGSWWGLPVRTVAYVIATVALNYLLTAMGMAYVRRTSILTTLVENVGVAALIGTLAVSFSGGIIVLLLDKGGLIGYIMAPGLFGFVLAARGNVAAAQRQTLLKDQTLDLAAQALDARDRYTESHSIRVSELAARLGEHLELGDRECELIRTAGSLHDLGKIGVRDDILNKPGPLSEEEWEIMRRHPDIGADMIAQHSALAEVAPLVRHHHERWDGTGYPAGLKGDVIPFGARILSVADSFDTITGARLYRQSLMTPIEGVEDISRRANLWYDPNVVDALRELHGLQPLDVVNRPEVPRRITALRVLRTNPGFSSLITAIGISALGDPLTQVATLVSIYLATSDPRLVAVGFIAQALGTIVMTSALGGVADRLSRRGLVIGLELLRAAILMATPLALGMRWWLIIPILFFLASINAVVQPARQAAIPGLVSPGQVGKANAMVAAITMLAGACGFGLASAILASLPHSTNFLFIADAMTFALAAAIVSRIPNLGGGGLATPVSGALRRSWSVIAARSHLVVATIAAFLLPIGLPALLALAYQPSIVGASAAGHGGQTYSMLELVLSVGIFAGSVGVGRLSTIGTMRTVGAGLLVSGTFSLAIAMSQSLMLIAAALFIASIGNPIYAVANQTAVLEAADPSNRGSVMATRFGLVQTASIVGFAAGGLITKMSGPLSAFGVMGVGLVLLALYAIAAGRSTTNPLHGAAYEEATLRAAGAQPQAK
- a CDS encoding AI-2E family transporter, producing MRLPPGAPRPTLCMAPPMRRPPSERRGPSRRPSELKPPAARSRAALGIGIIVILRGLRNVRPSPHPKGAPHESEPEGPSTITVGAVSAWSLDPQRRRRYLQIAFGFGALSVALVVLYLLRDFLGAFVLGAAIAFLIQPAVSRLVGLGVPRMVAISLLFVVIIVAIGGLVLLIVPLGVKEVGQLQVQAPSLAAAAQNRINSLQGSPVQIFGIDIDLKSTTESISAHLKDYLLGQFGNAVTFGLTALTTMLQLLLMFIVAFLLALDAAAARSVLRRLVPNDYRTDFDQIWRKVRKMLYAYTRGQLIIAALIGLLSGIACAALGLADPVALGLIAGITALIPYLGPFIGAVPAILVGLAAGPIKALLIVVLYFLISNIILTFVYPKVMGDAVRLPPILVIVAFIAGFSWAGILGMFVAVPIAATLRILFDHIYPRLYEKPA
- a CDS encoding metallophosphoesterase, which encodes MATDPGDRGVHRRFQLGGNPRHVRGRSDCRHSAHPLRPHLSAPVREAGLRVAIFSDIHANWHALEAVLRDCPPVDKTLCLGDVVGYGGDPKRCVDEVTKRGWLTLVGNHDRACTDPEILEWFNDDAASVVRWTVDVIGGQRLEWLRGLPDSHVEHDVLLVHASPRDHIYEYVLDTAVAHANLELINGGICFHGHTHVPGIFGLAGGQVTHEYRVDTFRLEGPALVNPGSVGQPRDGSPTASYGVWDVDSETFEFRRIRYDIRGAQRAIRKARLPERFALRLETGR